In the genome of Fervidobacterium thailandense, one region contains:
- the mnhG gene encoding monovalent cation/H(+) antiporter subunit G, which translates to MSQLIHQAISYSLMGIGAFFYFLAGLGLVRMPDLYTRLQASTKATTLGTFSLVLGVGILNPAFLGKSLLVILFVALTNPVASSVMMRAAYKCKLPTCKETCVDEISATENGGESI; encoded by the coding sequence ATGAGCCAACTTATTCACCAAGCGATATCTTATTCGTTAATGGGGATTGGGGCGTTTTTCTACTTCCTGGCCGGGCTTGGATTGGTGAGAATGCCAGATTTGTACACCAGGTTGCAGGCTTCCACCAAAGCAACCACACTTGGAACGTTCTCACTTGTGCTTGGTGTTGGGATTCTAAACCCCGCATTTCTGGGAAAATCACTCCTCGTCATCTTATTCGTTGCGTTAACAAACCCCGTAGCTTCTTCAGTCATGATGCGTGCAGCCTACAAGTGTAAGCTTCCAACGTGCAAGGAAACTTGCGTCGACGAAATATCAGCGACTGAAAACGGTGGTGAGAGCATATGA
- a CDS encoding hydrogenase subunit MbhD domain-containing protein, with protein sequence MNLFALLFGGLMIVFAIFAVEARKLVDSVIALSAVSLLSVLFFIVLKAPDVAITEAAVGSGLVSAVLIFALLKLESSEKGGDKQ encoded by the coding sequence ATGAACCTTTTTGCTCTATTGTTCGGTGGGTTAATGATTGTGTTTGCAATTTTTGCCGTTGAGGCCAGGAAATTGGTAGATTCGGTAATCGCGCTCTCCGCAGTGAGTTTGCTGAGCGTTCTTTTCTTCATCGTTTTGAAAGCTCCAGATGTTGCAATTACGGAAGCGGCAGTAGGTTCTGGTTTAGTAAGTGCCGTTCTAATATTCGCGTTGCTGAAGCTGGAAAGTTCGGAAAAAGGTGGTGATAAACAATGA
- a CDS encoding Na(+)/H(+) antiporter subunit B has protein sequence MRRVWALLVAFSVLLFFSYRIMPTLPEFGNVEMFRRSTFDIIHKSTKDQYSAREFKKSKNLEEGSANVVTSIVVNYRSFDTLGEVTVLFISAFGAGLVVSSLRRNRRITFDEHNILKTASGVVLPFIFLFGSYVFVHGHLSPGGGFAGGTILALGVLLLMLARNDFQVTGAKYVEQISGAGYVVVGLAGLAISGAFLANFLPTGTLGELFSAGVVPFVYTLIGFKVGAELSGLISDLREGEV, from the coding sequence ATGAGAAGGGTTTGGGCACTTCTTGTAGCTTTTTCTGTGTTACTGTTCTTCTCCTACCGTATCATGCCCACGCTCCCGGAATTTGGGAACGTTGAGATGTTCAGGAGATCGACCTTCGACATCATTCATAAATCAACAAAAGACCAGTACAGCGCAAGAGAATTTAAGAAATCTAAGAACTTGGAGGAGGGAAGCGCGAACGTCGTAACTTCAATTGTTGTGAACTACAGATCATTTGACACACTCGGAGAAGTAACCGTGCTCTTTATCTCGGCCTTTGGAGCCGGATTGGTGGTCAGTTCGTTGCGCAGGAATCGTCGAATCACCTTCGATGAGCACAACATATTGAAAACGGCATCTGGAGTTGTACTTCCATTCATTTTCCTGTTTGGCTCTTACGTGTTTGTTCACGGTCATTTGTCACCCGGTGGTGGTTTCGCTGGTGGGACCATCCTGGCTTTGGGAGTCCTACTTCTAATGCTTGCACGTAACGATTTCCAGGTCACAGGTGCAAAGTACGTCGAACAAATTTCCGGGGCCGGTTACGTTGTGGTCGGTCTTGCCGGTTTGGCCATATCCGGTGCGTTTCTTGCCAACTTCCTTCCCACCGGAACACTCGGTGAGCTCTTCAGCGCTGGTGTTGTACCTTTCGTGTACACGTTGATCGGTTTCAAAGTCGGTGCTGAGCTCTCCGGTTTGATATCGGATCTCAGAGAGGGGGAAGTGTGA
- a CDS encoding sodium:proton antiporter → MLYDLSEMFREALSVPYYYLPLFLVAIGIYGIVSQKNLFKQLVSLGLIDTGVNIFIISLGYIQGMEAPIYSAVTPVAKFVDPLPQALVLTAIVIGVGILGLGAALLIKVHERYGTLELDELRIAKERQSQQEITDDEGDVGA, encoded by the coding sequence ATGCTGTACGATCTGTCCGAAATGTTCAGAGAAGCTCTCTCTGTCCCTTACTATTATCTTCCGCTTTTTTTGGTAGCGATCGGCATTTACGGTATCGTATCGCAGAAAAACCTCTTCAAGCAGCTGGTTTCACTTGGATTGATCGACACCGGTGTGAACATATTCATCATTTCCTTGGGATACATTCAGGGAATGGAAGCTCCAATTTATTCGGCCGTTACTCCCGTGGCAAAATTTGTCGACCCGTTGCCACAGGCACTCGTGCTTACGGCTATCGTAATAGGTGTTGGTATTCTCGGATTGGGAGCGGCTCTTCTCATAAAGGTACATGAAAGGTACGGTACACTTGAGCTTGATGAACTGAGGATCGCTAAAGAACGCCAAAGCCAGCAAGAAATTACGGACGATGAAGGGGATGTGGGAGCATGA
- a CDS encoding complex I subunit 5 family protein: MIALLIAIPLAFAFATIPLKKLARYILPLVVLANLAILFALKPHVGKIIELGNWPAVYGITLVFDEIAFYFLAFVNAIFLVISLATWDDRFSIPLLVLNAAVNGLILTGDFFNSFVFLEIIAITSYIISTDKENALGSFKYLIFGGVASIFYLIGAVFMYIQGGTLNMGYSSYIVGMSRPDLMKTALILFAITLLVELKVLPFGLWAPDVYGNGSPLTPVVLGNVVSVAMVYLFSRLSLTFVDEPLPMVFYYVALASILLSQLGALYQKNLGRTLAFASMAGTSTVVAALLTRQESVVSAALFYLFTDVIAKFVLFTTYGNVGIINFKNAKTTGIAFTLSSLSLIGVPILAGFWGKYYLLKALFEQENYVLPIVVLVSTLIELAYIIKWNLEQWFTKKETSEGEIENTDLPFAPKLFVLLFALILLVIGLFPQLILEKTNLLAEKLFDFQSYMDLFFGKGGM; encoded by the coding sequence ATGATCGCTTTGCTGATCGCAATTCCTCTGGCTTTTGCTTTCGCAACGATACCCTTAAAGAAATTAGCACGCTATATTCTTCCTCTTGTCGTGTTAGCTAACCTCGCGATTCTCTTCGCTTTGAAGCCGCATGTCGGCAAAATAATCGAACTTGGGAACTGGCCCGCTGTTTATGGGATCACTTTGGTTTTCGATGAGATAGCATTCTACTTTTTGGCTTTCGTGAACGCGATATTCTTGGTCATCTCGCTTGCCACGTGGGATGATCGCTTCAGCATACCGCTACTCGTTTTGAACGCGGCGGTGAACGGTTTGATTCTAACGGGGGACTTTTTCAACTCGTTCGTGTTCTTGGAGATAATCGCGATTACCTCATACATCATTTCAACTGACAAGGAGAACGCACTTGGAAGCTTTAAGTATCTAATCTTTGGTGGTGTTGCAAGCATCTTCTATCTTATCGGAGCGGTATTCATGTACATTCAGGGTGGAACATTGAACATGGGTTATTCTTCGTACATCGTTGGTATGTCAAGACCGGATCTGATGAAAACCGCATTAATTTTGTTCGCCATCACGTTGCTCGTGGAACTGAAAGTGTTACCGTTTGGACTCTGGGCACCGGATGTGTACGGGAACGGTTCGCCGTTAACTCCGGTTGTCCTTGGAAACGTGGTCAGCGTCGCGATGGTCTATCTCTTTTCACGTTTGTCGTTAACCTTCGTCGATGAACCTTTGCCCATGGTCTTTTACTACGTCGCACTCGCTTCGATCCTGCTATCGCAATTGGGAGCCTTGTATCAAAAGAACTTGGGTCGAACGTTGGCATTCGCATCGATGGCAGGTACGAGCACCGTCGTTGCCGCACTTTTGACACGCCAGGAATCAGTTGTCTCAGCAGCCCTGTTCTACCTTTTTACGGATGTAATTGCCAAGTTCGTGCTTTTCACCACCTATGGGAATGTGGGAATAATCAACTTTAAGAATGCAAAAACAACTGGTATTGCGTTCACACTTTCATCGCTTTCGCTCATCGGTGTACCCATACTTGCCGGATTCTGGGGAAAGTACTATCTACTCAAAGCACTCTTTGAGCAGGAAAACTACGTGTTACCGATTGTCGTACTTGTCTCGACGCTCATAGAGTTAGCTTACATTATCAAATGGAATCTGGAGCAATGGTTCACGAAGAAAGAAACCTCTGAGGGCGAGATTGAGAACACCGATTTACCGTTTGCTCCGAAGCTCTTCGTTCTTTTGTTCGCTCTGATACTACTGGTGATCGGTCTGTTCCCACAGTTAATACTCGAGAAAACGAACCTATTGGCAGAGAAGCTTTTCGATTTCCAAAGCTACATGGATTTGTTCTTTGGGAAAGGGGGCATGTGA
- a CDS encoding proton-conducting transporter membrane subunit: protein MQNVLLVAITGSAIGYFLSLFYRRLGPVILLFISLYAFITLWGVPSNTAESFLGYDVLYLTALGKYFALVSLIVFIAYAIFNIVWIETLKTPHAFNALSILTLAGTLGVFFTTNLLTLYIFWELTVFASLFIVPMSKPEAKRAAVWYVTITAVGSFAFLFATFFLYSKFSTFDLIQIAREFAQLPKSNVWLVVWLMLTAGIAKSGVFPLHVWLRNVHGKAPDTFSAVLSGQLVKMGSYLIALLLAIFPVSTLFSHFYGGVNILSYILIWLGNVSILVGTLMAIKQNDMKMLIAFSTVANSGYILIGLALLDQVGFAGGLFHVFNHAIAAAMIFLSFAAVVYRTGTTKIDELGGLIHRMPITFITYLVGIISLAGIPPTSGFISKWMIFQSLVSRGMFVTEIFVFVGSIGSFLYVFRPLAGVFLGQLKSKHKDVREVPIIMQIPMILLVLITVFFGIFPGQVLELITDVQKELGIDAFQYEGTKLITSMGYWDTWIVFVMFAVGFLIAAVLYLITPKGRKIPLEDQYTSGEFLHNFDLYHYASRFYAFLEREYEGHPSLEKLYASLVNVLKSLGKGIDYLVSRTASAYVFWLGVILLLLWKGW, encoded by the coding sequence ATGCAAAATGTACTGCTCGTCGCGATAACTGGATCGGCTATCGGCTATTTTCTGTCCCTTTTTTACAGACGCCTCGGACCGGTTATACTGCTCTTTATAAGCTTGTACGCGTTTATCACACTGTGGGGAGTTCCTTCGAACACCGCGGAAAGCTTCCTTGGATATGATGTGCTATACCTAACCGCACTTGGAAAATATTTCGCACTGGTCTCACTGATCGTTTTCATCGCGTACGCGATCTTTAACATCGTCTGGATTGAAACACTGAAAACCCCGCACGCGTTCAACGCCCTGTCGATACTTACGCTCGCTGGAACACTCGGAGTTTTCTTCACCACAAATCTTCTCACACTGTACATATTCTGGGAGCTCACCGTCTTCGCAAGTCTTTTCATCGTTCCCATGAGTAAACCTGAAGCCAAGCGCGCAGCGGTGTGGTACGTCACGATAACGGCAGTCGGTTCATTCGCGTTTCTTTTCGCAACGTTCTTTCTTTACTCGAAATTCTCCACGTTCGATTTAATACAAATCGCACGCGAGTTCGCCCAACTACCAAAATCTAACGTTTGGCTCGTTGTTTGGCTGATGCTGACCGCCGGTATAGCGAAAAGTGGTGTGTTTCCACTGCATGTGTGGCTTAGAAACGTTCATGGCAAGGCTCCTGACACGTTCAGTGCGGTTCTGTCCGGCCAGCTTGTCAAGATGGGTTCTTACCTGATAGCACTCCTTTTGGCCATTTTCCCGGTTTCAACCCTGTTTTCGCATTTTTACGGTGGGGTGAACATACTTTCGTATATATTGATCTGGCTCGGCAACGTATCGATTCTGGTTGGAACTTTGATGGCCATAAAACAGAACGATATGAAGATGCTAATAGCGTTCTCCACGGTGGCCAACAGCGGTTATATCCTTATAGGATTAGCGTTGCTCGATCAGGTGGGATTTGCGGGAGGGTTGTTCCACGTTTTCAACCACGCAATAGCTGCCGCGATGATATTCCTCTCGTTCGCAGCCGTTGTTTACAGGACTGGAACGACGAAAATTGATGAACTCGGGGGTCTCATCCACCGCATGCCAATCACGTTCATCACGTATCTGGTCGGAATAATCTCGTTGGCCGGAATTCCACCAACAAGTGGGTTCATCTCGAAGTGGATGATCTTCCAATCGCTCGTTTCACGTGGAATGTTCGTTACGGAAATCTTTGTTTTCGTCGGTAGCATTGGTTCGTTCCTCTACGTTTTCAGACCCCTGGCTGGTGTTTTCTTGGGGCAACTTAAGAGCAAACACAAAGATGTGAGAGAAGTTCCCATAATTATGCAGATTCCAATGATACTCCTGGTGCTCATCACCGTATTTTTCGGTATTTTCCCAGGTCAAGTGCTTGAGCTAATCACTGACGTCCAAAAGGAACTAGGTATTGACGCGTTCCAGTACGAGGGTACAAAGCTAATAACCTCCATGGGCTACTGGGATACGTGGATCGTTTTTGTTATGTTCGCAGTTGGCTTCCTCATCGCGGCTGTTCTGTACTTAATAACACCGAAGGGAAGGAAAATACCCCTGGAGGACCAGTACACCTCCGGTGAATTCTTGCACAACTTCGATCTCTACCATTATGCTTCCAGGTTTTATGCATTCTTAGAACGAGAGTACGAAGGACATCCTTCACTTGAGAAGTTGTACGCTTCCTTGGTCAACGTACTCAAGTCGCTGGGAAAGGGTATCGATTACCTTGTGAGTCGTACGGCTTCCGCGTACGTTTTCTGGCTGGGTGTAATACTCTTACTCCTCTGGAAGGGGTGGTAA
- a CDS encoding respiratory chain complex I subunit 1 family protein, protein MAVAARVAGVLLTAFFFGLTFEGIGRKVTARIQRRYGPPWYQNFIDVLKTLTKHGWTHGWIFDFGVVMALGGVIATLAFVPLGNFVAFPGLDNFFVIVYLFTVGALGMAMGMVGTGNPWASIGVARALTLMLGYEVPYLIVITSLLYYFRTSNISTIVEIQSVNGWNLFHFPIGALVAFISLQGMLGKEPFEAPIAPAEIASGPMVELSAKYMGLLMLMNTFMEFVEISLFVDFFLGGGNYFEFLLKYLIVWLLAVMISAVLPRFRIEQAVFFYWTVPLLLAFIQVFLIVAVM, encoded by the coding sequence ATGGCCGTCGCAGCACGAGTAGCCGGTGTTCTGTTGACAGCGTTCTTTTTCGGTCTGACGTTCGAAGGCATAGGCAGAAAGGTCACCGCACGTATTCAGAGACGTTACGGACCACCTTGGTATCAAAATTTCATCGATGTGCTTAAGACTCTTACGAAACACGGCTGGACGCACGGTTGGATATTCGATTTTGGTGTGGTTATGGCACTTGGGGGAGTTATTGCAACCTTAGCCTTCGTCCCACTCGGAAACTTCGTGGCTTTTCCAGGACTGGATAACTTCTTCGTCATCGTTTACTTGTTCACCGTTGGAGCCCTCGGAATGGCCATGGGGATGGTCGGAACGGGCAATCCCTGGGCATCGATCGGTGTAGCCCGCGCTCTTACGTTGATGCTCGGTTACGAGGTACCGTATTTGATAGTGATAACCTCGCTCTTGTACTACTTCAGGACTTCAAACATATCGACCATCGTGGAAATCCAGTCCGTCAACGGTTGGAACTTATTCCATTTTCCGATAGGTGCCTTGGTCGCCTTTATATCCTTACAAGGTATGCTCGGAAAGGAACCGTTCGAAGCACCGATCGCTCCTGCGGAAATCGCGTCCGGTCCGATGGTGGAGTTATCGGCAAAGTACATGGGACTCCTCATGCTGATGAATACCTTTATGGAGTTCGTTGAGATATCGCTTTTCGTTGACTTCTTCCTCGGGGGAGGAAATTATTTTGAGTTCTTGCTTAAGTACCTTATCGTTTGGCTTCTTGCCGTCATGATATCCGCCGTCTTACCACGTTTCAGAATCGAACAAGCGGTGTTCTTCTATTGGACGGTGCCACTTTTGCTTGCTTTCATTCAGGTATTTCTCATCGTTGCTGTAATGTGA
- a CDS encoding NuoB/complex I 20 kDa subunit family protein, which yields MDERSIWEKIADQLRSRSMWMLHYCTGCGAVELPPSMTSRFDLERLGIGPMATPRQADIFLITGYLSVKTLRRVIYTYEKMPDPKYVIGFGSCTINGGIYYDSYATINRLDYYIPVDLYIAGCMPRPEAIFEAFTKLMEMIRKGEANGWKRYKENYEWYKQNQLRSLGEVIVRDEFHE from the coding sequence ATAGATGAAAGGTCTATTTGGGAAAAGATAGCGGATCAGTTGCGTAGTAGATCCATGTGGATGTTGCATTACTGTACCGGGTGCGGTGCTGTGGAACTACCACCGTCGATGACCTCACGGTTTGACCTCGAGCGTCTTGGTATCGGCCCGATGGCCACACCACGTCAAGCGGATATATTCCTCATCACCGGCTACTTGAGTGTCAAGACCCTCAGAAGGGTGATTTACACCTACGAGAAGATGCCGGATCCAAAGTACGTCATCGGTTTTGGTTCGTGTACGATAAATGGGGGAATTTACTACGATTCGTACGCAACGATAAACAGGCTCGATTATTACATCCCCGTGGATCTGTACATCGCAGGATGTATGCCGAGACCGGAAGCCATCTTTGAAGCGTTCACAAAATTGATGGAAATGATAAGAAAAGGAGAGGCAAACGGCTGGAAGCGCTACAAGGAAAACTACGAATGGTACAAGCAGAACCAACTGCGGAGTTTGGGAGAGGTGATCGTCCGTGATGAGTTCCACGAATAA
- a CDS encoding NADH-quinone oxidoreductase subunit C, which produces MSSTNNISLEEIFSSLGRLFEGVSIEKIDQRQYKIITQPEKTIPVLEFLKEKGYSHLSILTCVDWIEEKKFELVYILFNWGNGVTLLVSTYVDRDNPVFYTVKHIWPTAEYYERDVHEFFGVKFEGNENCEKPLILELWNDLPPLRKDFDPLEYSKKHYPDREYEKDAIHEARIIRGDVRGEIDG; this is translated from the coding sequence ATGAGTTCCACGAATAATATCAGCTTGGAAGAAATTTTCTCGTCTCTTGGCCGACTTTTCGAAGGAGTGAGTATCGAAAAAATTGATCAAAGACAATACAAGATAATTACACAACCCGAGAAGACGATACCCGTTCTTGAATTTCTCAAAGAGAAGGGTTACTCGCACCTCTCGATACTGACATGCGTTGACTGGATCGAGGAGAAGAAATTCGAGCTTGTTTACATCCTCTTCAACTGGGGGAACGGTGTAACGTTACTTGTTTCAACTTACGTGGACAGGGACAATCCAGTCTTCTACACCGTTAAACACATCTGGCCCACGGCTGAGTATTACGAAAGGGACGTTCACGAGTTCTTCGGGGTCAAGTTCGAAGGAAATGAGAACTGCGAAAAGCCACTGATTCTCGAACTTTGGAACGACTTGCCTCCACTAAGAAAAGATTTCGATCCGCTCGAGTACTCGAAAAAACACTATCCAGACCGTGAGTACGAAAAGGATGCGATTCACGAAGCACGCATCATCCGCGGTGATGTGAGAGGTGAGATCGATGGGTGA
- a CDS encoding NADH-quinone oxidoreductase subunit D, which yields MGEVKLFFGPNHPGMHGNFSVHMYVEGDIVVKARPMPGFLHRGFEKLMERRLWYQNIALIPRICVPEPDINEACYAMAIEKIAKVEVPERAQWIRMIVLELARIANHLWSFGGIGGPTGMYTSMYWAVADRDKVLDIFEELSGARIYHMYIVPGGVRKDLPPKLEDKIYHLLNYLEAKMPEYETFILKNRILHTRLKGIAKIDTETCLKIGVTGIGLRATGVPYDIRKVDPYLFYDKVEFEVPTATEGDAYARISLKPKEIIQSIRIIRQCLEKMPSGPVNVRIGEGNGLRIRVPKGMAYVHVESTRGEYGYLVVSDGGEKPYRVAVRGASYPQGLYGVEHLLPGTRIDDVPIWLDSMGVCAPEIDR from the coding sequence ATGGGTGAGGTAAAACTCTTCTTCGGACCTAACCACCCGGGGATGCATGGAAATTTCAGCGTACACATGTACGTCGAGGGTGACATCGTTGTCAAAGCAAGACCGATGCCAGGATTTTTACACCGCGGATTCGAAAAACTAATGGAAAGAAGACTTTGGTACCAAAACATAGCTCTAATTCCGCGTATCTGTGTTCCGGAACCTGATATCAACGAAGCATGTTACGCCATGGCCATAGAAAAGATAGCGAAAGTGGAGGTACCGGAACGAGCACAATGGATTAGGATGATCGTTCTGGAACTTGCACGCATCGCGAACCACCTTTGGTCGTTCGGTGGCATCGGTGGTCCAACGGGTATGTACACAAGCATGTACTGGGCAGTAGCCGATAGAGACAAGGTGCTGGATATCTTCGAGGAACTCAGTGGTGCGAGGATATACCACATGTACATCGTGCCTGGGGGTGTGCGGAAGGATTTACCACCGAAACTTGAGGACAAAATATACCACCTTCTGAACTATCTCGAAGCTAAGATGCCCGAGTACGAAACGTTCATCCTCAAAAACAGGATACTCCACACCAGGCTCAAGGGAATTGCAAAAATCGATACGGAGACCTGTTTGAAGATAGGCGTCACAGGTATCGGCCTGCGTGCCACCGGTGTACCGTATGATATCAGGAAAGTTGATCCTTACCTGTTCTACGATAAAGTTGAATTCGAAGTACCAACCGCAACGGAAGGAGATGCCTACGCACGCATCAGTTTGAAACCCAAAGAGATAATCCAGAGCATTCGCATAATCCGTCAGTGCCTTGAGAAGATGCCTTCTGGTCCGGTGAACGTCAGGATAGGTGAAGGTAACGGGCTCAGGATACGCGTACCAAAAGGCATGGCTTACGTACACGTTGAATCAACAAGAGGTGAGTACGGATACCTCGTAGTTTCCGATGGTGGTGAGAAACCGTACAGGGTAGCGGTAAGAGGAGCATCGTACCCACAGGGACTGTACGGCGTGGAACACCTACTACCCGGAACGAGGATAGATGATGTGCCCATCTGGCTTGATTCGATGGGTGTGTGCGCACCGGAAATAGATAGGTGA
- a CDS encoding FAD-dependent oxidoreductase: MPEKSFFAPLVAWKNLFEKPVTIRVPWEKREASPRYRGFHVNDWNKCIGCGTCAKICPTDAIEMVEVPDMKQEYGMKPQRPVIDYGRCSFCAMCVDICTTGSLNMTREYIFVSPNPEDFRFAPTEKGFLKKEPSEIKLGWVRDENSDLLDLDRVWPEMLPAQERVTSFVEFVKAYSKEQAIAEAARCVECGICTDRCPQHMRIPEYIKAIWRDDLQDALKWLLKGLENENYAGANPLSSVCGRVCTHRCEEVCAISHRGEPIAIRWLKRYIVDNVPAEKWHEIVGFERTPKGKKVAIVGSGPAGLSAAYFLATMGYEVDIYESMNRPGGVMRYGIPRYRLPDEALDKDIAFIESLGVRIYTGITVGKDIPFEKLREKYDAIFLSTGLTLGRSTKIPGSDHPDVVQALPLLREIRDYLRGDGPEPKIAKRVVVIGGGNVAMDIARSLARLQKIKYGEVNVTVTCLERTYDEMPADEEEIEEAIEEGVKIHPGWGPKEVIFYPDKDAIKGLKCVKCKEVFDENGRFNPKFDESEFCFYDGDMIVEAIGQAPDYSYLPEEWRSKLQFVGYRILTNNLRQTQIPWLFAGGDIVNGPDIIHGIADGYWAARGIDQYLRSQ, from the coding sequence ATGCCAGAGAAGAGCTTTTTTGCACCACTGGTTGCTTGGAAAAATTTGTTCGAAAAGCCGGTGACGATACGTGTGCCTTGGGAAAAACGCGAAGCATCACCGCGCTACAGGGGATTTCACGTGAACGACTGGAACAAATGCATAGGATGTGGAACGTGTGCCAAAATTTGTCCAACGGACGCAATCGAAATGGTTGAAGTTCCCGATATGAAGCAAGAATACGGGATGAAACCACAAAGGCCGGTGATAGACTACGGAAGGTGTAGTTTTTGTGCGATGTGCGTAGATATTTGTACAACCGGTTCACTAAATATGACACGTGAGTACATCTTCGTTTCACCGAATCCTGAAGACTTCAGGTTCGCACCAACCGAGAAGGGATTCTTAAAGAAAGAGCCATCGGAGATAAAGCTCGGCTGGGTTCGTGATGAAAACAGCGATCTGCTGGATCTTGATAGAGTGTGGCCGGAAATGTTACCAGCCCAGGAGAGAGTAACTTCTTTCGTAGAATTCGTGAAAGCATATAGCAAAGAACAGGCCATCGCGGAGGCAGCCAGGTGTGTGGAGTGTGGTATTTGTACTGATAGATGTCCGCAGCACATGAGAATACCCGAGTACATCAAGGCCATCTGGCGCGATGACCTACAGGATGCGCTTAAATGGTTGCTGAAAGGATTGGAAAACGAAAACTACGCCGGTGCGAACCCGCTATCCAGCGTGTGTGGTCGTGTCTGTACGCACAGGTGTGAGGAAGTGTGCGCTATATCACACAGGGGAGAACCGATTGCTATAAGGTGGCTGAAGCGGTACATTGTCGACAACGTCCCCGCAGAAAAGTGGCACGAAATAGTTGGCTTTGAACGAACACCAAAGGGGAAGAAAGTTGCCATCGTTGGAAGTGGTCCTGCGGGTCTTTCTGCCGCGTACTTCTTAGCCACCATGGGCTATGAAGTCGATATCTACGAATCCATGAACCGTCCGGGTGGTGTGATGCGTTACGGAATTCCAAGGTATAGGCTGCCCGACGAGGCTCTCGATAAAGATATTGCGTTCATCGAATCCCTGGGAGTACGTATCTACACCGGAATAACCGTTGGAAAAGATATACCTTTCGAAAAGCTCCGTGAAAAATACGACGCGATCTTCCTCTCCACCGGCCTCACCCTGGGCCGGTCTACGAAAATACCCGGCTCCGATCACCCGGACGTCGTCCAAGCATTACCACTGCTGAGGGAAATACGCGACTATCTCCGTGGTGATGGTCCGGAACCGAAGATAGCCAAACGTGTTGTCGTTATCGGTGGTGGAAACGTTGCGATGGACATTGCCCGGAGCCTTGCACGGTTGCAAAAGATAAAGTACGGCGAGGTCAACGTCACGGTTACGTGTCTTGAGCGAACGTACGACGAAATGCCGGCTGATGAGGAAGAAATAGAGGAGGCCATCGAAGAAGGTGTGAAGATCCATCCAGGCTGGGGTCCGAAAGAGGTAATATTCTACCCGGATAAGGACGCGATAAAAGGCTTAAAGTGCGTAAAGTGCAAAGAAGTGTTCGATGAGAACGGACGTTTCAACCCGAAGTTCGACGAATCAGAGTTTTGCTTCTACGATGGTGATATGATCGTTGAGGCTATAGGACAAGCACCGGATTACTCATACTTGCCAGAGGAGTGGCGTTCGAAACTGCAGTTCGTTGGTTACAGGATACTCACCAACAACCTTAGGCAAACGCAGATTCCCTGGCTTTTTGCCGGTGGCGACATCGTCAACGGACCGGATATAATCCACGGTATTGCGGACGGTTACTGGGCAGCTCGCGGTATCGATCAGTACCTGAGAAGTCAGTAA
- a CDS encoding ferritin-like domain-containing protein: MRDVLKLAENFEIEGYRFYRQKMKEVKSKRVAEVFEYLAEMEKEHTEFIRRLINDIEGGREISFQISEKPEIFTKRYQTQALESTPVEDDLQDLAVLRMAYLIEKDFMEFYTRSAERVEDNDLKKILLLLRDWEAGHKEIIEREIKTILERNNLDLGFYPF, encoded by the coding sequence GTGAGAGACGTCTTAAAACTGGCCGAGAACTTTGAAATTGAGGGATACAGGTTTTACCGCCAAAAGATGAAAGAGGTCAAAAGCAAAAGAGTAGCTGAGGTTTTTGAATACCTTGCGGAAATGGAAAAGGAACATACGGAATTTATACGAAGGTTGATAAACGACATCGAAGGTGGAAGGGAGATAAGCTTCCAAATTTCTGAAAAGCCGGAAATCTTCACTAAGAGGTACCAGACTCAGGCTTTGGAATCCACCCCCGTTGAGGATGATCTCCAGGACCTTGCGGTTTTGCGCATGGCTTACCTAATCGAGAAAGATTTCATGGAATTTTACACTCGAAGTGCGGAGCGAGTTGAGGACAACGATTTGAAGAAGATACTCCTACTTTTGAGGGACTGGGAAGCGGGGCACAAGGAAATCATCGAGCGGGAGATCAAAACGATACTGGAGAGGAACAATTTGGATCTCGGATTCTATCCGTTTTGA